A portion of the Lolium rigidum isolate FL_2022 chromosome 1, APGP_CSIRO_Lrig_0.1, whole genome shotgun sequence genome contains these proteins:
- the LOC124666053 gene encoding early nodulin-like protein 3, which yields MASRALLLCSFVVLAFAAGSQAKDFIVGGPTDGWKVPAMSDALNKWASANRFHIGDNLVFKFNAAADSVLEVSQDDYNRCSTASPINTYKASDATVPLPRSGRRYFVSGTPGNCDKGERLIVVVMSEKHGRRPGSAPVPAAAPAQSPRAAGLVHVPAPAPAPAPAKGAAARTAGSGSLLLGALLGAALLGF from the exons ATGGCGTCCAGGGCGCTCCTTCTCTGCTCTTTCGTCGTTCTCGCCTTCGCGGCTGGATCGCAGGCCAAGGACTTCATCGTCGGCGGCCCCACTGACGGGTGGAAGGTGCCGGCGATGTCAGACGCGCTCAACAAGTGGGCATCGGCCAACCGTTTCCACATCGGCGACAACCTCG TGTTCAAGTTCAACGCCGCGGCGGACTCGGTGCTAGAGGTCAGCCAGGACGACTACAACCGCTGCAGCACGGCCAGCCCCATCAACACCTACAAGGCCAGCGACGCCACCGTGCCGCTGCCGCGCTCCGGCCGGCGCTACTTCGTCAGCGGCACCCCCGGGAACTGCGACAAGGGCGagcgcctcatcgtcgtcgtcatgtcCGAGAAGCACGGCCGCCGCCCCGGTTCTGCGCCCGTCCCGGCTGCCGCGCCCGCTCAGTCCCCGCGGGCCGCCGGGCTCGTCCACGTGCCTGCCCCTGCCCCGGCGCCCGCGCCGGCTAAAGGTGCCGCCGCGAGGACGGCAGGCAGCGGTTCCCTGCTTCTCGGCGCTCTCCTCGGAGCCGCGCTCCTT